The following proteins are co-located in the Argopecten irradians isolate NY chromosome 9, Ai_NY, whole genome shotgun sequence genome:
- the LOC138332394 gene encoding uncharacterized protein, translated as MSVRRSKLTVVTAIMTVNMLGLLMLFLTNSRSRWLSNAVDGYYSREKTFSDVSESGVYNSLKWEPVKGSVYDTMGDVREMVVRALEGDNISAQHQAPSADDINMSKHKYTDTLNFIIPVPRVSTTDRVYRLNKTIMEKHLTLKPRKYIQTVVILTPIHNSKKSLINYVREINHLEYPHHLISVVFGEDGSHDGTLTMAHEVAKDLKDFGFRRTDVLHFNITGQIGGGWSDIHHISVQYKRRKHLAQARNLLLRGGLQDEDYVLWIDSDVGSMPPDLIEQLLHADKDVVTPLCLFSSGGVDRVYDKNTWRETEDSIRNQKSLKPYELVVEGYSATLRLYLSDLRAEGRVVPLDGVGGCTLLIKAECHRKGLVFPEEIFDHHIETEGLSKMAKNMSFGVYGLPFVEVYHS; from the coding sequence ATGAGTGTACGGCGATCTAAACTGACCGTGGTCACGGCCATTATGACTGTAAACATGCTCGGACTTCTGATGCTCTTCCTGACCAATAGTCGGTCGCGCTGGCTCAGCAACGCTGTGGACGGTTACTATTCCCGCGAGAAAACTTTCAGTGACGTCAGCGAATCTGGGGTGTATAACTCGCTAAAATGGGAACCCGTGAAAGGCTCGGTGTATGATACGATGGGAGACGTCAGAGAGATGGTAGTACGAGCTCTGGAGGGCGACAATATATCGGCACAGCACCAGGCTCCATCGGCTGACGATATCAATATGtctaaacataaatataccgaTACACTCAACTTCATTATCCCCGTGCCTCGTGTTTCTACAACAGATAGGGTGTACAGGTTGAACAAAACCATCATGGAAAAACACTTAACATTGAAACCGAGAAAATACATCCAAACTGTAGTGATTCTGACGCCCATTCACAACAGCAAGAAGAGTTTGATTAACTACGTGCGTGAAATTAACCACCTGGAGTACCCTCACCACCTTATTTCTGTTGTGTTTGGTGAGGATGGTAGCCATGATGGCACACTCACGATGGCTCACGAAGTCGCTAAAGACTTAAAGGATTTTGGATTCCGGAGAACAGATGTTCTCCATTTTAACATCACGGGACAAATAGGTGGCGGCTGGAGCGATATACATCATATATCGGTtcaatataaacgcagaaaacATCTTGCGCAGGCGCGAAACCTTCTCCTACGAGGAGGCCTACAAGACGAAGACTACGTGTTGTGGATTGACAGTGACGTCGGTAGTATGCCTCCAGACCTTATCGAACAGTTGTTACACGCCGACAAGGACGTGGTAACGCCCCTCTGTCTCTTCTCCTCCGGCGGCGTAGACCGCGTCTATGACAAGAACACTTGGCGGGAAACAGAGGATTCAATTAGGAACCAAAAGAGTCTGAAACCTTACGAACTTGTGGTGGAAGGGTACAGCGCCACACTCCGGCTGTACTTATCTGACCTCCGGGCGGAAGGTCGGGTAGTACCGCTGGATGGGGTGGGAGGATGTACTCTACTGATCAAAGCCGAATGTCATAGAAAAGGTCTTGTATTTCCGGAAGAAATATTTGATCATCACATCGAAACAGAGGGATTATCGAAAATGgcaaaaaatatgtcttttGGAGTGTACGGCCTTCCATTTGTAGAGGTCTATCATTCCTAA